Proteins from a genomic interval of Deinococcus ruber:
- the thyX gene encoding FAD-dependent thymidylate synthase, with the protein MTQTEPSTPPAVLFPLGDPFGSVALVQHVGDDKMIVNAARVSFGGDNDAPLTSRDEKLIGYLLKNQHGSPFEHNLITFKVVCPIFVDRQMVRHRVGVSKNEVSGRYVEVQERLYTPTSFRRQAPSNRQASVQDDGSLDQQAAAAAWESAWQASYGAYQQLLSLGVTREQARGVLPQAMYTESYYTFNVRSLLHFIGLRDHAGAQYETQQYARAMRQLAEPLFPVTFAAWDALEQH; encoded by the coding sequence ATGACCCAGACCGAGCCTTCTACCCCGCCCGCTGTACTGTTTCCCCTGGGCGATCCCTTCGGCAGTGTCGCCCTGGTGCAGCACGTCGGAGACGATAAAATGATCGTGAACGCCGCGAGAGTCAGTTTTGGTGGCGACAATGACGCCCCACTGACCAGCCGCGACGAGAAACTGATCGGCTATCTGCTGAAAAATCAGCACGGCTCACCGTTCGAGCACAACCTCATCACCTTCAAGGTGGTGTGCCCGATTTTCGTGGATCGCCAGATGGTGCGCCACCGGGTCGGCGTCTCCAAAAATGAAGTGAGCGGGCGATACGTCGAGGTGCAGGAACGCCTGTACACTCCCACCTCGTTTCGCAGGCAGGCCCCCAGCAACCGGCAGGCCAGCGTGCAGGACGACGGCTCACTCGATCAGCAGGCTGCCGCCGCCGCCTGGGAAAGCGCGTGGCAGGCGAGTTACGGCGCGTATCAGCAGCTGCTCTCTCTGGGCGTAACCCGCGAGCAGGCACGCGGCGTGCTGCCACAGGCGATGTATACCGAGTCGTATTACACCTTCAATGTTCGCAGCCTGCTGCATTTCATCGGGCTGCGCGACCATGCCGGGGCGCAGTACGAGACGCAGCAGTATGCCCGCGCCATGCGCCAGCTTGCCGAGCCGCTGTTTCCGGTGACGTTCGCGGCCTGGGACGCGCTAGAACAGCACTGA
- the rpsO gene encoding 30S ribosomal protein S15, with the protein MSHNQNFQDKKSGIIKANAQSNGDTGSTHVQIALLTERIQNLAKHLGTNKKDKHGQRGLQLMNGQRRRLLKYLERTDYDSYITLTDKLSIRRGQRIVK; encoded by the coding sequence ATGAGCCATAACCAGAATTTTCAGGACAAGAAGAGCGGCATCATCAAGGCCAACGCCCAGAGCAACGGCGACACCGGCAGCACCCACGTCCAGATCGCGCTGCTGACCGAGCGCATTCAGAACCTGGCGAAGCACCTGGGCACCAACAAGAAAGACAAGCACGGCCAGCGCGGCCTTCAGTTGATGAACGGCCAGCGCCGCCGCCTGCTGAAGTACCTGGAGCGCACCGACTACGACAGCTACATCACCCTGACCGACAAGCTGAGCATCCGCCGCGGCCAGCGCATCGTTAAGTAA
- a CDS encoding aminotransferase class I/II-fold pyridoxal phosphate-dependent enzyme gives MTDTASTRVEWLSGRAAQMPGSIFTQMNGAVQEARERGLSIINLSIGSSDLPAPIAALEALRAATHDPASLRYPLFSDTEPLRLAAAAYMVRRFGVVLDPETQVLPLIGAQEGLAHLLLATCNPGDTLLLPDPCYPPYYGAAAVAGLNVHPLPLRAEHDFLPRLDDVPASVQPRALLLNYPNNPTSAVASLEFFEQTAAWCRARGTLLIHDHPYAELTYDGFSAPSALQAGTDGVVELYSLSKSHHLAGLRVGFIAGDASALSALARVKGAIDFHPYLGIQAAAAAALHMPPSGADVFQARRDALVPALRASGWEVAWPQASMYVWGQPPAAPDSLAYTLRAAREVGVALSPGRAFGPSGEGYVRFALVQPPEVLLEAASRLEEIRQAE, from the coding sequence ATGACCGATACGGCAAGCACGCGGGTGGAGTGGCTTTCGGGGCGAGCGGCGCAGATGCCGGGCAGCATCTTTACCCAGATGAACGGGGCGGTGCAGGAGGCCAGAGAACGCGGCCTGAGCATCATCAATCTGTCGATAGGCTCCTCCGATCTGCCTGCACCCATCGCCGCCCTCGAAGCGCTGCGGGCTGCCACCCACGACCCCGCCAGCCTGCGCTATCCGCTGTTTTCCGATACTGAGCCTCTGCGACTGGCGGCGGCGGCGTATATGGTTCGGCGCTTCGGAGTGGTGCTTGATCCAGAAACGCAGGTATTGCCACTGATCGGTGCACAGGAAGGACTGGCGCATCTGCTGCTGGCAACGTGTAACCCCGGCGACACCTTGCTATTGCCCGATCCCTGCTATCCGCCGTATTACGGGGCGGCGGCGGTGGCTGGCCTGAACGTTCACCCGCTGCCGCTGCGGGCCGAGCACGACTTTTTGCCCCGGCTGGACGACGTGCCTGCCAGCGTGCAGCCGCGTGCGCTGCTGCTGAATTATCCGAACAATCCCACCAGCGCGGTGGCGAGTCTGGAGTTCTTTGAGCAGACGGCGGCGTGGTGCCGGGCACGCGGCACGCTGCTGATTCACGATCACCCGTATGCCGAACTGACCTATGACGGGTTCTCTGCGCCCAGTGCGCTCCAGGCGGGCACAGACGGCGTGGTGGAACTGTATTCCCTGTCCAAGTCGCACCATCTGGCGGGGCTGCGGGTGGGCTTTATCGCGGGCGACGCTTCGGCGCTCTCGGCGCTGGCCCGCGTGAAGGGAGCCATCGACTTTCACCCGTATCTGGGCATTCAGGCGGCGGCAGCGGCAGCCCTGCACATGCCGCCCAGCGGAGCCGACGTGTTTCAGGCCCGGCGAGACGCCCTCGTTCCGGCTCTGCGGGCATCAGGCTGGGAAGTGGCGTGGCCGCAGGCGAGCATGTACGTGTGGGGGCAGCCGCCTGCCGCGCCGGACAGCCTGGCCTACACGCTGCGGGCTGCCCGCGAGGTCGGCGTGGCGCTGTCGCCGGGGCGGGCGTTCGGGCCGAGCGGAGAAGGATATGTGCGCTTCGCCCTGGTACAGCCGCCGGAAGTGCTGCTGGAAGCGGCGAGCAGGCTGGAGGAGATCAGACAGGCGGAATAG
- a CDS encoding nitrilase-related carbon-nitrogen hydrolase: MTTDAPAERHFRAIAVQPKWSAADFLSARSFEAWMRAQLEAARPHLHATQPTLVVLTELNGLPLVLRGGHLAVRTGTFQGAAAALLLRRLPAVLPLLLRGGVSVVRALQLACTEENTALYLDTCAALAREYGVFLVCGSTPMPHYRLHGSTLRREGTALYNQTLILSPEGLLIGSADKVHLTPDEEAGGVDLSPGSLDELRVFPTPVGDLGVAISLDAFRADVLESLWAQGCTVLLQPDANGSPWTGKEGIYPPGQTPRDQPLAWLESSWQVTATPGSIRYAVNPMVVGNLLDLSFDGQSAIVGPADEAPQPRSYVMTAARPGFLALAPWVEEGSDLERLREVGQQLKAGSGHPRENAYRQDLLHADLHLPPTQLPVPPATPHEDALRAYLSGQASFARPSPLRRWRWWAALLVLAVLWRRGNQR, encoded by the coding sequence ATGACCACCGACGCCCCCGCCGAACGCCACTTCCGGGCCATCGCCGTGCAGCCAAAATGGAGCGCCGCCGACTTTCTGAGCGCCCGCTCGTTTGAAGCCTGGATGCGGGCGCAACTGGAAGCGGCGCGGCCCCACCTGCATGCCACACAGCCCACGCTGGTGGTTCTGACCGAGCTGAACGGGCTGCCGCTGGTGCTGCGCGGCGGACATCTGGCGGTGCGGACAGGGACGTTTCAGGGCGCGGCGGCGGCGCTGCTGCTGAGGCGACTGCCCGCCGTGCTGCCGCTGCTGCTGCGCGGGGGCGTGTCGGTGGTGCGGGCGCTACAACTGGCCTGCACCGAAGAGAACACAGCGCTGTACCTGGATACCTGCGCGGCGCTGGCCCGCGAATACGGTGTCTTTCTGGTCTGCGGCAGCACACCGATGCCGCACTACCGGCTGCACGGCAGCACGCTGCGGCGCGAGGGAACGGCCCTGTACAATCAGACGCTGATCCTGTCGCCCGAAGGTCTGCTGATCGGCAGCGCCGACAAGGTGCACTTGACCCCCGACGAGGAAGCGGGCGGCGTCGATCTGTCGCCCGGCAGCCTGGACGAGTTGCGGGTCTTTCCGACCCCGGTGGGCGATCTGGGCGTGGCAATCAGCCTCGACGCCTTTCGCGCCGACGTGCTGGAATCGCTGTGGGCGCAGGGCTGCACCGTGCTGCTGCAACCCGACGCCAACGGCAGCCCCTGGACGGGCAAGGAGGGCATCTATCCGCCGGGCCAGACGCCCCGCGATCAGCCGCTGGCGTGGCTCGAAAGCAGCTGGCAGGTCACAGCCACGCCCGGCAGCATCCGCTACGCCGTCAATCCGATGGTGGTGGGCAATCTGCTCGATCTGAGTTTCGACGGTCAGAGCGCCATTGTCGGGCCTGCCGATGAAGCGCCGCAGCCGCGCAGCTACGTGATGACGGCTGCGCGGCCCGGCTTTCTGGCCCTCGCCCCCTGGGTAGAAGAGGGCAGCGATCTGGAGCGGCTGCGCGAGGTGGGCCAGCAGCTGAAAGCGGGCAGCGGGCACCCCCGCGAGAATGCCTACCGTCAGGACCTGCTGCACGCCGATCTGCATCTGCCACCTACACAGCTTCCCGTGCCCCCCGCCACCCCACACGAAGACGCCCTGCGTGCGTACCTGAGCGGTCAGGCCAGCTTTGCGCGGCCCAGCCCTCTAAGACGGTGGCGCTGGTGGGCGGCGTTGCTGGTACTGGCGGTGCTGTGGCGACGGGGCAACCAGCGCTGA
- a CDS encoding GNAT family N-acetyltransferase, which translates to MSEESVETAGETLITLRAAVPEDAEQMASVHIQSWRETYTGLMPPDFLTRMTDDRMQELRGANWRRTIRDADEEVCVAVRGGQVVAFVSGGALRPHTVIPGDYSAEVYTLYALKSVQGQGLGRRLLSEVAKGLNRRGYRGMALWVLASNPTRQFYTHLGGVELGQKTEETRFGPLVEVALGWRHLEALIRPD; encoded by the coding sequence ATGTCGGAAGAAAGTGTTGAAACAGCAGGGGAAACGCTCATTACGCTGCGGGCGGCGGTGCCCGAAGACGCCGAGCAGATGGCGAGCGTGCATATCCAGTCGTGGCGCGAGACGTACACAGGCCTGATGCCGCCCGACTTCCTGACGCGCATGACCGATGACCGCATGCAGGAACTGCGAGGGGCGAACTGGCGGCGCACCATTCGCGACGCCGACGAAGAGGTGTGTGTGGCGGTGCGGGGCGGGCAGGTGGTGGCGTTTGTCAGCGGGGGAGCGCTGCGCCCACACACGGTCATTCCCGGCGACTATTCCGCCGAGGTCTATACGCTGTACGCCCTGAAGAGCGTGCAGGGGCAGGGGCTGGGCCGCCGTCTGCTGTCGGAAGTGGCAAAGGGCCTGAATCGGCGTGGCTACCGGGGAATGGCGCTGTGGGTGCTGGCGAGCAATCCGACCCGGCAGTTCTATACGCACCTGGGCGGCGTGGAACTGGGCCAGAAGACCGAGGAAACCCGCTTCGGCCCACTCGTGGAAGTGGCGCTGGGGTGGCGGCATCTGGAAGCGCTGATCCGGCCTGACTGA
- a CDS encoding YihY/virulence factor BrkB family protein, giving the protein MSAPATPLHRASRLVQLYTLIRDAALAFSQDNAPRLAAALSYYAFSAIAPLLFLITVVAGYFLGQTHVQEQLLQALSSGVGENVATFIKTLLPKVSSGLTWASLVGAVTVFLTATGLFIQLQSSLNALWGADPPPKQNLWTMIRTRLVSFALVLVIGGLIIAFLVVNTYLSAIAERIGETIGFGAFFVRLGTFVLSSLLFTPIFAFIYKFLPDVKLQWREVWVGAGVTAVLFTVGQILIGLYFARIASNNPYGAAAALFLMLLWIYYSSMIIFFGAEITWVYSQQYGTHAGGANNPDKKAAVAEQGGAIDPTVSTKEAQAIAQTPADKLTPAQRRSQQQALSEQGQGASQDAAPDRVPAAKRSLRDRLQSRFRRTPALPPTPRAPDAPPELPSIGAAVQNAVIALLAVPSVMVLTVVRMFFSRK; this is encoded by the coding sequence ATGAGCGCGCCCGCCACTCCACTTCACCGCGCCAGCCGCCTGGTTCAGCTGTATACGCTGATCCGTGACGCTGCGCTCGCCTTCTCGCAGGACAATGCCCCCCGGCTGGCGGCGGCGCTGTCGTACTACGCCTTTTCGGCCATCGCGCCACTGCTGTTCCTGATTACCGTGGTCGCCGGGTATTTCCTGGGGCAGACGCATGTACAGGAGCAGCTGCTTCAGGCACTCAGCAGCGGCGTGGGTGAGAACGTCGCCACCTTCATCAAGACGCTGCTGCCAAAGGTTTCCAGCGGCCTGACCTGGGCCAGTCTGGTCGGTGCCGTCACGGTCTTTCTGACGGCAACCGGGCTGTTTATTCAGCTTCAGTCGTCGCTCAATGCGCTGTGGGGAGCCGACCCGCCCCCCAAACAGAACCTCTGGACGATGATCCGCACACGGCTGGTGTCGTTCGCCCTGGTGCTGGTGATCGGCGGCCTGATCATCGCCTTTCTGGTCGTCAATACGTATCTGTCGGCCATCGCAGAGCGCATCGGTGAGACCATCGGGTTCGGGGCCTTCTTCGTGCGCCTGGGTACCTTCGTGCTCTCCAGCCTGCTGTTTACCCCGATTTTTGCCTTCATCTATAAGTTTCTGCCCGACGTGAAATTGCAGTGGCGCGAGGTCTGGGTGGGCGCGGGCGTCACGGCGGTGCTGTTTACAGTCGGTCAGATTCTGATCGGGCTGTACTTCGCCCGCATCGCCTCAAACAATCCATATGGCGCGGCGGCGGCGCTCTTCCTGATGCTGCTGTGGATCTATTACAGCAGCATGATCATCTTTTTTGGGGCCGAAATTACCTGGGTGTATTCGCAGCAGTACGGCACGCACGCGGGCGGAGCCAACAACCCCGATAAGAAGGCAGCGGTGGCCGAGCAGGGCGGAGCCATCGATCCTACAGTCAGCACCAAGGAAGCGCAGGCCATCGCGCAGACACCCGCCGATAAACTCACGCCCGCCCAGCGCCGTTCCCAGCAACAGGCCCTGAGCGAACAGGGTCAGGGCGCGTCACAGGATGCAGCTCCCGACCGGGTGCCCGCTGCCAAACGCAGTCTGCGCGACCGCCTTCAGAGCCGCTTTCGGCGCACGCCAGCGCTGCCGCCCACGCCACGCGCCCCCGACGCGCCGCCCGAGCTGCCCAGCATCGGTGCAGCCGTGCAGAACGCCGTTATCGCGCTGCTGGCCGTTCCTTCCGTGATGGTGCTGACCGTGGTGAGGATGTTCTTTTCTAGGAAGTAG
- a CDS encoding EVE domain-containing protein → MSDPSVPVGSLTVARAYWLLKSEPDVFGYTDLEQRVSEPWNGVRNYQARNFLRAMQPGDLCLFYHSQAQPSGVAGVACVLTPAVPDNLQFDESSAYYDPKSTPDNPRWSMVEVAAVAALPRFLALDALRTLPELEGMRLLQKGTRLSVMPVTADEFRVIVTAGGLDAASL, encoded by the coding sequence ATGTCCGATCCGTCTGTTCCCGTTGGCTCTCTGACTGTTGCCCGCGCCTACTGGCTGCTGAAAAGCGAACCGGACGTGTTCGGGTACACCGATCTGGAACAACGGGTCAGCGAACCCTGGAACGGCGTGCGGAACTATCAGGCACGCAATTTTCTGCGGGCCATGCAGCCGGGCGACCTGTGCCTCTTCTATCATTCACAGGCTCAGCCGAGCGGCGTGGCAGGCGTGGCGTGCGTGCTGACGCCTGCCGTGCCCGACAACCTGCAATTCGATGAGAGCAGCGCCTATTACGACCCGAAGAGCACGCCCGACAACCCGCGCTGGAGCATGGTCGAGGTGGCAGCGGTGGCGGCGCTTCCGCGCTTTCTTGCCCTCGACGCCCTGCGAACGCTGCCGGAACTGGAGGGCATGCGCCTGTTGCAAAAAGGCACGCGCCTGTCGGTCATGCCCGTGACAGCCGACGAGTTCCGGGTGATCGTGACGGCGGGAGGGCTGGACGCCGCCTCACTTTGA
- a CDS encoding S1C family serine protease: MSRSPWPIVLLLAALAAYLSPNWHWPGLDGGAGGSVERQLPSQDAGTSPLTTDPNASLSPASRELFNRVRPASVQIEQLSRGGNGGLGSGFFITPQGLLLTAYHVVDGARIIRVRTVSDQTFSAKVVGFDNAADVALLQIQTRGTVPFLELAPGTPRVGERVLAVGNSRGDFLQARRGLLLALNAEAGRSDFPEGTLEMSAPLAPGDSGGPIVNTLGQAIGVVSYVRVDDQGNTLSSYAVPVTANEALITQLKAGVKRDVPAIGLTFDTDHDGQTNPPGGVISAVVSGGPAERAGLVGIQQAEDGHMTALGDVILSVNGQRTRSADDAIYEIRRHQIGDTVTLGVIRQGTRRTVEMRLVARGSLVFGP; the protein is encoded by the coding sequence ATGTCGCGTTCCCCCTGGCCCATTGTTCTGCTGCTCGCGGCGCTGGCAGCGTATCTGTCTCCGAACTGGCACTGGCCGGGTCTGGACGGCGGTGCGGGCGGCTCTGTCGAGCGGCAGTTGCCCAGCCAGGACGCTGGCACGTCGCCGCTGACCACCGATCCCAACGCCTCGCTGTCACCTGCATCGCGGGAACTGTTCAACCGCGTGCGGCCTGCCAGCGTGCAGATCGAGCAGCTGTCACGGGGCGGCAACGGCGGGCTGGGCAGCGGCTTTTTCATTACCCCTCAGGGGCTGCTGCTGACGGCGTATCACGTGGTGGACGGTGCCAGAATCATCCGGGTACGCACGGTCAGCGATCAGACCTTTTCGGCAAAGGTGGTGGGCTTCGATAACGCCGCCGACGTGGCGCTGCTTCAGATTCAGACGCGGGGCACCGTGCCGTTTCTGGAACTGGCCCCCGGCACACCCCGAGTCGGAGAGCGCGTGCTGGCAGTGGGCAACTCGCGGGGCGATTTCCTTCAGGCGCGGCGCGGTCTGCTGCTGGCCCTGAACGCCGAGGCGGGCCGCTCGGACTTCCCCGAGGGCACGCTGGAGATGAGCGCTCCGCTGGCTCCTGGCGATTCGGGCGGCCCCATCGTCAATACACTTGGGCAGGCGATCGGCGTGGTCAGTTATGTACGGGTAGACGACCAGGGCAACACCCTGAGCAGCTACGCGGTGCCGGTGACGGCAAACGAGGCGCTCATCACGCAGCTCAAGGCGGGCGTCAAGCGCGACGTGCCCGCCATCGGCCTGACCTTCGACACCGATCACGACGGCCAGACCAATCCGCCGGGCGGCGTCATCAGCGCGGTGGTCAGCGGTGGTCCGGCAGAGCGGGCCGGGCTGGTCGGTATCCAGCAGGCCGAAGACGGTCATATGACGGCGCTGGGCGACGTGATCCTGAGCGTCAACGGTCAGCGTACCCGCAGCGCTGACGACGCCATCTACGAGATCCGGCGGCACCAGATCGGAGACACCGTGACGCTGGGCGTGATCCGGCAGGGAACACGGCGCACGGTCGAGATGCGGCTGGTGGCGAGGGGTAGTCTGGTGTTCGGCCCCTGA
- a CDS encoding alpha/beta hydrolase family protein, with protein MDVTPHIRVAVLLTAFLVPSLGAPSLAQTTSSKTFPAASTSPLSIAAMRARSYPGSALTVRQTLSPGSNYQRWVVSYQSDGLRINALLTVPNGTPPKGGWPAIVFNHGYIPPNVYRTTERYVAYQDAFARAGFVTLKSDYRGHGSSQGEAVGGYYDPGYTVDVLNAAASLRKDKRVNSARLGMWGHSMGGHLTLRAMVIDKTIKAGVIWAGVVAPYNLMQTAWKRGPNAEYIPPSARRRGQEMTAKYGTAAQNPAFWQAVSPNSFLKDLSGPLQLHQGTADVEVPPTFHVALEKGLKAAGIPYTAYVYPGDDHNLSHNLRLALNRSVAFFKAHL; from the coding sequence TTGGACGTGACCCCCCACATCCGCGTTGCTGTGCTCCTGACCGCGTTTCTTGTTCCGTCGCTCGGTGCTCCGTCGCTTGCCCAGACCACCTCTTCCAAAACGTTTCCCGCTGCCAGTACCAGCCCGCTCAGCATCGCGGCCATGCGTGCCCGCAGTTACCCCGGCAGCGCCCTGACGGTGCGCCAGACCCTCAGCCCCGGCAGCAACTATCAGCGCTGGGTCGTGTCGTATCAGTCGGACGGCCTGCGGATCAATGCGCTGCTCACCGTGCCCAACGGCACGCCGCCTAAAGGGGGCTGGCCCGCCATCGTGTTCAATCACGGGTATATTCCGCCGAACGTCTACCGCACCACCGAGCGGTATGTGGCGTATCAGGACGCTTTTGCGCGGGCGGGCTTCGTCACGCTCAAGAGCGATTACCGGGGGCACGGCAGCAGCCAGGGTGAAGCGGTGGGCGGATATTACGACCCTGGCTACACCGTGGACGTGCTGAACGCCGCCGCCAGCCTGCGAAAAGACAAGCGGGTGAACTCGGCGCGGCTGGGGATGTGGGGCCACAGTATGGGCGGCCACCTGACGCTGCGGGCGATGGTGATCGACAAGACCATCAAGGCGGGCGTGATCTGGGCGGGTGTGGTGGCTCCGTATAACCTGATGCAGACAGCCTGGAAGCGCGGCCCCAACGCCGAATACATTCCGCCGAGTGCCCGCAGGCGCGGCCAGGAGATGACCGCGAAGTACGGCACGGCGGCCCAGAATCCGGCGTTCTGGCAGGCCGTCAGCCCCAACAGCTTTCTGAAAGACCTGAGCGGCCCGCTTCAGCTGCATCAGGGAACAGCCGACGTGGAAGTGCCGCCCACCTTCCATGTGGCGCTGGAAAAGGGCCTGAAAGCGGCGGGAATTCCCTACACCGCCTACGTCTATCCCGGCGACGACCACAACCTGAGTCATAATCTTCGACTGGCGCTCAACCGCAGCGTGGCGTTTTTCAAGGCGCATCTGTAA
- the hisA gene encoding 1-(5-phosphoribosyl)-5-[(5-phosphoribosylamino)methylideneamino]imidazole-4-carboxamide isomerase, whose product MSATFPAQSPQSRSPQIIPCVDIQGGHAVRLYEGDPDRETVYFDSPLLAAQHWAGLGAPLLHLVDLDAATGRGENRRLIADIVEAGVASVEVGGGIRDVDAAEKLLALGVMRVVIGTAAVKNPELVRNLLAAHGPERVVVSLDARWPDVAVSGWAAASGVQVAEMTARLGEMGLETLIFTDVTRDGTLKGLDRTLMAQVRQLWTNTLIVGGGVANLDDVALLSELNIEGAIVGRAIYEGTLPYPV is encoded by the coding sequence ATGTCAGCGACGTTCCCGGCACAGTCACCTCAGAGCAGGTCGCCCCAGATCATTCCGTGCGTCGATATTCAGGGTGGGCACGCCGTTCGGCTGTACGAAGGCGATCCCGACCGCGAGACGGTGTATTTCGACTCCCCGCTGCTGGCGGCGCAGCACTGGGCCGGGCTGGGTGCGCCGCTGCTGCATCTAGTCGATCTGGACGCTGCCACCGGGCGCGGTGAAAATCGCCGCCTGATCGCCGACATCGTGGAAGCAGGCGTGGCCTCGGTAGAGGTGGGCGGCGGCATTCGTGATGTGGACGCCGCCGAGAAACTGCTGGCCCTGGGAGTCATGCGGGTGGTGATCGGCACGGCAGCCGTCAAGAACCCGGAACTGGTGCGAAATCTGTTGGCGGCGCATGGCCCCGAGCGCGTGGTGGTGAGCCTGGATGCCCGCTGGCCCGATGTGGCGGTTTCGGGCTGGGCGGCAGCCAGCGGCGTGCAGGTGGCCGAGATGACGGCGCGGCTGGGCGAGATGGGCCTGGAAACCCTGATCTTTACCGACGTGACCCGCGACGGCACTCTGAAAGGACTGGACCGCACCTTGATGGCCCAGGTGCGCCAGCTGTGGACGAATACCCTGATCGTGGGGGGCGGCGTGGCGAACCTGGACGACGTGGCGCTGCTGTCAGAGCTGAATATCGAAGGGGCCATCGTGGGCCGCGCCATCTACGAGGGAACGCTGCCGTATCCGGTTTGA